From the Leptospira perdikensis genome, the window GTTGTCCAACTTCTGACTGTGCTGTACTTGTGGAAGGAGGATCCTATGATCCAGCTGTCATTGGCGGAACCATTCAACTTGTATCTGGAATTTCATTATACGGCAGTTATGTTCCTACAACTAATTACGGAACTTGGAATCCAGACGCTCACTCCTCCGTAATACTTATGGATACAACCCCTGCCGGTTGTTCCATTTCATCTGCAACTGCACCGTGTGCTTCTATCATAGGAGATGCATCTGTTACAAATAACGTAACCATCTCTGGTTTTAGAATTCAATCTGGACCGGATATTGCACCTAACATGGCAGGAGTCTTTTTGAATTCCACAAACAATGTACGCCTCATCAATAATGATATTAATGGAGGATCGGGTACGAACGGCTCTTCGGGTGTTCATGCCATCAATAGCAATCCCTATCTAATTAAAAATACCGTTGATGGAGGCCTTTGTGGGTCAGCCGGCTGTTATTCTGTTGGACTCTATATTTCCTCGACTACCGTTCTCACACCCATTGTATTAGCCAATATCATTGCGGGTGGGAATATACCATCTACTGTAAATGGAAAATCAAAGGGGATTCAGTATATAGGTTCGACAGGTTTGGATGTAACCAATATCCGAGGAAACCAAATACTAGGCCAAAACGTAGATACAACAACTTCCACCACAAGTGATAGTATTGGTTTTGATATCAATGCGGGAACCAGTTCCACAGGGATTCTATCGGGAAATATCATAACATCCAGTGCAGGTTACAATTCAATGGGTATCCGTATCTCACCTGCTACTTCAATCCAAATTGGATCAACTACTCAAGGGAACTTAATTACTTCTGGAAATGCAGTGAGTGGGTCATACGGAATCTGGTTAACTTCCGGACATATCGTACGACGAAATCAAATCCAAACAGGTAACACTCTCAGTGCTGCCTTAACTACATCCACAGGAATTCTTTCTTTTTCTGGTGGAACTGCCACAATTGAAAATAATGCCCTAGTCATTGGAAATGCAACCTCAACGGCGGCCACAGGAACGGTAATCGGAATTTATGGCGGAACTTCCTTCACCGCTGCATCCAGTATCACTGGCAATTACATGCGTTTAGGTACTGCATCCGGTGGAACCGCAACTTCCGTATCAGGAATCCAACTTTCCTCACCCTTAGCAATGTTAATCGCAAATAACTGGATCCAAAATGGAATCAGTTCTGCACGGGCAAGAGGTATTGAACTTTCTGGAATATCCAGTGCCATTCGAATTTACCATAATACAGTGAATAGTGGATCGGGATCTGTAGGAAACGAAGCCGTTTTGTATCTAAACAATACTTCTTCCTTAGCAGACATCCAAAACAATGTGTTCCTCTTGAATAACAATTCAGGGAACAATGCTTGTATTTATAACGCAGGTCTTGGATTACAAACTGCAATTCGTTTTAATGTTTTATTTAATTGTCTCATTAAAGTACATCATAATTCGTTAGACTATACAGACCTTTGTGCAGGCGGGATTTTTGGTACACCCTCTTGTGTCCTACCACTTGGGCTTGCGGCAAACTTTGGCGACAACCTAATACTAAATCCAAATTTTGTTTCAAACTTTGGAGCCGTTGCTGTTTACACTCCACAACCGACAACATCTTGTTTGATTACAAAATCAACGAATCAAATCATTACGAACAGTTATAATGGAAATGGAACAAGGCCCGGAAGTGATGGGGCTGTTAGTCTTGGGGCTGTAGAATACGACCAAGTTTGTACTCCCTAATCAAAAGTGATTAGGGGTATAGAATACAATTTTTTTCTTTTTAAGGTAAAACGTAAATTCCAACGCGGTCATTGTACAAACTTCCAATGTACAATTGCCTTTTTTTCTCTAAAACACTTGTTACTTCTTTTAAGTGTTCCCCACCTGGATCTTGTAAGGTCATAAGTACTTTTCCGTTTCCATCCATTTTCAGTGCGTAACCGTAAGGTTCTGCCTTTGGCCAGAGGAATTTTGGTAAAAACGAAATCATTCTTTTGACAACTGGGGACGGATGCATATTATCCATACGATCATTTCTTACAGTAAACAAAGCCACCCAGAAGTCACCATTTTCGTTTCGAGTGATATTATCAGGAAAACCGGGAAGATTTTCTATGACAGTTTCTTTATTACCTTTTTTAGGACCTTTTAACCAAAGTTTTGTGACCTTATAACGATAGGTTTCATTTACAAGAAGGTAATCCTCATTTTTGGATAAGGCAATCCCATTGGCAAAATACAATCCGTCCGCGAGAAGTTCTGTTTCTTTAGTTTTTGGGTCATATACAAAAACACGTCCATAAGGTCTTGCTTCTAAAAGATCATATAAATATTCTTTTTGTTCATACACGGAGGCATCAGAAAAATAAATTTTACCATCTAAAGCAATGTCCAAGTCGTCTGTGAATTGAAAAGGTTTACCTTTGTATTCGGAAACAAGGACAGTCAACTTTCCTGACTTATCCATGGACAAAAGCCCACGATACGCATCTGCAATGATGAGGTTTCCTAATTTATCAAACTGGATTCCTAAAGGTCTGCCACCTGTTTTAGCTATCGGTTTGATTTCCCCTTTGAGAGTGATTCGTATGATACGACCTTCTTTGTCCCCACCATATATGTTCCCATCGGCATCGACATCCAGTGATTCCAAACCTTTCACTTTTCCAATAGCAAGTAAAATGGATTTTTGTAGTTCGGTATTAGGTGCGTAAATTCCAACTGCTTCTGGTTTGGTTGGTGGTTCATAAGCCACAGGTTCAAATGTCCTACAAGAAACAAAAACCGAAAAAAGAATGATAGTAGTTCCTAGATTTTTCATTTTGAATGTTTCTCCTTCCCAATCAAAGCATCTTTTAAAGCCCAACGTTCATCCACCCATCGTTTCATTTTTTTTGACATAGGTGCAAACTGTTCGTTTTCTTCCACTGGAACAGCTGAAGCAGGAATTACATCCACAAACACTTTAAGTTTACGGATTTTACCTTGCATCAGCTCTAAAAAACTGGGATTTTCTGTTGGATAAACGATTGTTAAATCGATAAAAGCATCAAGCGAATTCTTTAGTGCCGTAGACACGACCGAAATCCCTCCACTATGAGGACGGAGTAAATTTTCGTAAGGATTTTTCTTTTGTAACTTCTGAACACGTTCAGGGGTCCGACGATGGCCTTCGAGAAAGTTCAAAATAGAAAAAGGCATTCCCGCAAATTTCTCACATACTTTTTTTACGTTTTCCAAATCTTTAGAAGCAAGTTCTGGATTTTTTTTCAACTGCTCTTTCGTACTTCTTTTTACAAAGGGAAAGTCTAACGCAAGCCATGCATGGCCGAGAATAGGAACATATTTTAACGAATCTTTGATGAAAAACCGAATGAGAGGGATTTTTCGATTGAGAACCGACTGAATGATATAAATATCGGACCAAGATTGGTGATTACAGATAATCATATAACGACCGTCATGTTTTAAATCTTTATAAGAATCCCCTATCACTTCAAACTGGACACCATATAACATTCTTGAAATCCGATAGTTGTTTTCGATCCAGATCTCACCCACTTTCAGAAGAAGCCTGTCACCTAACCTTCTTGCTGAACCTGTAGTTACCAGCTTCCAAATGTACAACGGATACATAGTTGGTATAATCGATAACAAATTCAAAAGAAACAAAATATAAGCGATAATTAAACCCAAAGAAAATCTCCCAATTAAAACGTAATACCAAATCCGGGAATGGTAACATTATCCATAATCCCGATATCCTCTCTCCAAACCAAGTAGCACTCCTGATTCCGTATGGGAATCGTTCCCACTCTACTACCATATAGGGTTCATTATGACCAGCAGAAGAATAAGTCAATTGACTTTCCTCCAAATTCAAATCCACGGCGACGGCTTAAATTGAATCAATCTTTCACCACATCAATCCATAAAAATTTAATTGAGTTCTTATCATACAGCAACGTTTTTTGTATTGTGTTTGGTATAATCTATTTCAGATTTCCCTAAACAAATCACCGAATGAGTCTGGTTGACTTTTAAATTTCTTCTTCTCGATTCACTGAACTCAGGGTAAAGGCAGGTTTACAAACGGACCAATATTCTGCCTCATCCGAAAAAGGATTAGAATATCGAACATTTGTTCCTTTTTCAATGAGGATTGATTCACCCGCAGATAGAACCAGTTTTTTTCCATCTACCTCAATCTGTTTTTTACCACGAACCATAAGTGTCCACTCATCAAAGTTAGGTGTTTGAAACGGCTCACCCCAACCAGGTGGTGCGACCATATGTGCGATTGAAATGTCGGAATTCCCTGTCGAAGGAATTCCAAAATGTTCGGCAATTGTTTTCCCACCGGGAACAGGAATTTGAATGGGGGTTTTTTGGTGTTTGAAACCCATATTTAAAAACCGGGAAATTTATAACTAAATTTATGTTTAATAAGATCTTCCGTATAGGCCCATAAATTCCTTCTGGCAGAAAGATCATAAGATGGATCGGAACTTTTTGTGATTTTC encodes:
- a CDS encoding cupin domain-containing protein translates to MGFKHQKTPIQIPVPGGKTIAEHFGIPSTGNSDISIAHMVAPPGWGEPFQTPNFDEWTLMVRGKKQIEVDGKKLVLSAGESILIEKGTNVRYSNPFSDEAEYWSVCKPAFTLSSVNREEEI
- a CDS encoding SMP-30/gluconolactonase/LRE family protein, whose amino-acid sequence is MKNLGTTIILFSVFVSCRTFEPVAYEPPTKPEAVGIYAPNTELQKSILLAIGKVKGLESLDVDADGNIYGGDKEGRIIRITLKGEIKPIAKTGGRPLGIQFDKLGNLIIADAYRGLLSMDKSGKLTVLVSEYKGKPFQFTDDLDIALDGKIYFSDASVYEQKEYLYDLLEARPYGRVFVYDPKTKETELLADGLYFANGIALSKNEDYLLVNETYRYKVTKLWLKGPKKGNKETVIENLPGFPDNITRNENGDFWVALFTVRNDRMDNMHPSPVVKRMISFLPKFLWPKAEPYGYALKMDGNGKVLMTLQDPGGEHLKEVTSVLEKKRQLYIGSLYNDRVGIYVLP
- a CDS encoding acetyltransferase, with product MGLIIAYILFLLNLLSIIPTMYPLYIWKLVTTGSARRLGDRLLLKVGEIWIENNYRISRMLYGVQFEVIGDSYKDLKHDGRYMIICNHQSWSDIYIIQSVLNRKIPLIRFFIKDSLKYVPILGHAWLALDFPFVKRSTKEQLKKNPELASKDLENVKKVCEKFAGMPFSILNFLEGHRRTPERVQKLQKKNPYENLLRPHSGGISVVSTALKNSLDAFIDLTIVYPTENPSFLELMQGKIRKLKVFVDVIPASAVPVEENEQFAPMSKKMKRWVDERWALKDALIGKEKHSK
- a CDS encoding beta strand repeat-containing protein; this translates as MKTPTRFFRNAILIPIFLFQACVPSLSKGILQSVSDFLQLRSLANVNPSGPYHISVTVSGLLGSGLVVDLNAGTETKTINTDGSYQFTTTLTTGSNFNVTISTQPTLPVQTCSVSGGMGVVGFGDINSIIVNCDPLRYTVGGTITGLDGITGLVLTNSVDGSTLSVAVASGSFAFTQTYLDATTYNVSVTTQPNHPVQNCVTTNGSGTIAGTNITNITIACTSIAFPIEITAVGIASGTLSIRNNNSELLTISTNGLHRFPTNIITNNTYSLQIISTPANHQCILSASGGTVTGTISVIANCFSVLAMNPSNGGVLQPTENLRLQFSDEINAGSCTGSTGTLNTTLSMPIQFAVATTTLTNDTLIVSPAATDSWASGHKTLTLNCNSVGGYPLSSTVNLLYLIPSSLRYVADATGNDLNDGLTPLTPKRNIQAAINSFASCPTSDCAVLVEGGSYDPAVIGGTIQLVSGISLYGSYVPTTNYGTWNPDAHSSVILMDTTPAGCSISSATAPCASIIGDASVTNNVTISGFRIQSGPDIAPNMAGVFLNSTNNVRLINNDINGGSGTNGSSGVHAINSNPYLIKNTVDGGLCGSAGCYSVGLYISSTTVLTPIVLANIIAGGNIPSTVNGKSKGIQYIGSTGLDVTNIRGNQILGQNVDTTTSTTSDSIGFDINAGTSSTGILSGNIITSSAGYNSMGIRISPATSIQIGSTTQGNLITSGNAVSGSYGIWLTSGHIVRRNQIQTGNTLSAALTTSTGILSFSGGTATIENNALVIGNATSTAATGTVIGIYGGTSFTAASSITGNYMRLGTASGGTATSVSGIQLSSPLAMLIANNWIQNGISSARARGIELSGISSAIRIYHNTVNSGSGSVGNEAVLYLNNTSSLADIQNNVFLLNNNSGNNACIYNAGLGLQTAIRFNVLFNCLIKVHHNSLDYTDLCAGGIFGTPSCVLPLGLAANFGDNLILNPNFVSNFGAVAVYTPQPTTSCLITKSTNQIITNSYNGNGTRPGSDGAVSLGAVEYDQVCTP